A portion of the Phaeodactylum tricornutum CCAP 1055/1 chromosome 7, whole genome shotgun sequence genome contains these proteins:
- a CDS encoding predicted protein: MGYARANQNGHGIHQRLRARAFVMSEPYARTVCFVSVDIGMGSDLLTQRVIARLEELLPIQDGFDKRLCHLDNLSISGTHTHSAPGGFLQYALYQITSLGFFEEVLEVYVEGVAQAIRRAYDNLQVGSIAVAQERLQGASINRSPSSYLLNPVEERDLYVEDGDTDKRMLQLNFLNANEKPIGALNWFAVHGTSMNSSNRLITGDNKGYASYLMEKHFNENGTLPGKGQFVAAFASTNLGDVSPNTAGPRCIDTGLPCDYYTSTCNGRTELCIAFGPGKNMIESMEIIGRKQYVLASALLGTSNVKKLKGRVASRHSFINMANLTVRMNNTTFARTCPAALGYSFAAGTTDGPGDFDFTQGTNTSNCIWDIIGGFLSTPSTEQIQCHAPKPILLNTGEASLPYAWDPNIVPISVFRIGSLFILNVPGELTTMAGRRLRKAVYEVVRSNGVADPIIAIAGLANSYTHYVTTFEEYSGQRYEAASTLYGPHTLNGYIQEFRRITLDLLINRASASTKAPTDLTRKQITVIPPVELDTIGLGRKFGSVAVDSKDQYIRGNDTVVVSFRSANPRNNPRIEGTFLSIDYLDNDGNWQMQYNDGDWCTRFIWKGGIVRLGSSFAEIHWKIPSDTMRGIYRVCHYGTRKSLLGSAESAIYYAPEWIISNLLGSITANMILQSVKLAIAVSDQIQRFTAGSLGHSRYKEFYGCTRAFLVHDHAN; the protein is encoded by the exons ATGGGCTACGCTCGTGCAAATCAGAACGGCCAcggtattcatcaaaggcTGCGTGCACGGGCCTTTGTGATGTCCGAACCGTACG CCAGAACAGTATGCTTTGTGAGCGTAGATATTGGCATGGGCTCGGATTTGCTCACACAGCGAGTTATAGCACGGCTCGAAGAGCTATTGCCAATACAGGATGGCTTTGACAAGCGTCTTTGTCATCTCGACAATCTGAGTATAAGTGGTACGCATACCCACTCGGCACCAGGGGGTTTCCTTCAGTATGCACTGTATCAGATAACTAGTCTAGGATTTTTCGAAGAGGTATTGGAAGTTTATGTTGAAGGCGTTGCGCAGGCCATTCGACGTGCCTACGACAACTTGCAAGTGGGCTCAATAGCGGTTGCTCAGGAGCGTCTACAAGGAGCCAGTATCAACCGGTCGCCATCCAGCTATCTCCTGAATCCGGTTGAGGAGCGCGATCTGTACGTCGAGGATGGAGACACCGACAAACGTATGCTGCAACTCAACTTTCTCAACGCAAATGAAAAACCTATCGGGGCACTTAACTGGTTTGCGGTACATGGAACTAGTATGAATTCAAGCAACCGACTAATTACTGGGGATAATAAAGGCTATGCTTCGTACTTGATGGAGAAGCACTTCAACGAAAACGGAACGTTACCGGGAAAGGGACAATTTGTTGCCGCGTTTGCTTCGACAAACCTTGGCGATGTCTCTCCGAACACGGCTGGCCCGAGATGCATTGACACTGGCCTTCCATGTGACTATTATACTTCTACGTGTAACGGCAGAACCGAGCTTTGTATTGCTTTTGGCCCTGGCAAGAACATGATTGAATCGATGGAAATAATCGGACGCAAGCAATACGTTCTTGCTTCTGCGTTACTTGGTACCTCGAACGTTAAAAAGCTGAAGGGACGTGTTGCCTCTCGGCATTCGTTTATCAACATGGCCAATCTGACCGTCAGAATGAACAACACAACCTTTGCTCGGACGTGCCCCGCTGCCTTGGGCTATTCCTTCGCCGCGGGGACGACTGACGGCCCGGGCGATTTCGACTTTACCCAAGGAACCAACACGTCGAACTGCATATGGGACATCATCGGCGGGTTCCTATCCACGCCATCCACCGAGCAAATACAATGTCACGCTCCAAAGCCAATCTTGTTGAACACTGGGGAGGCGTCGCTTCCTTACGCCTGGGACCCCAATATTGTACCGATTTCTGTCTTTCGGATAGGAAGCCTTTTCATTCTCAATGTTCCAGGTGAACTTACTACCATGGCTGGTCGCCGGCTGCGTAAAGCCGTTTACGAAGTAGTCAGGTCAAATGGCGTTGCGGATCCGATAATCGCCATTGCGGGGCTGGCCAATTCGTATACACATTATGTAACGACCTTCGAAGAATACAGTGGCCAGAGATACGAAGCAGCGAGTACTCTATACGGACCGCATACTTTAAATGGCTACATACAAGAATTTCGACGCATAACATTGGATCTGCTAATAAATAGAGCGTCTGCTTCAACCAAGGCCCCAACCGATCTCACTCGAAAGCAAATTACCGTCATACCTCCAGTTGAACTGGATACAATCGGTCTGGGTCGGAAGTTTGGCTCAGTAGCTGTGGACAGCAAAGATCAGTACATTCGTGGAAATGACACCGTGGTTGTGTCTTTTCGATCTGCCAATCCTCGAAATAACCCACGGATCGAAGGTACTTTTCTTTCCATCGATTACTTGGACAATGATGGGAACTGGCAAATGCAATATAATGACGGAGACTGGTGCACAAGGTTTATCTGGAAAGGCGGTATAGTGCGACTTGGATCATCGTTTGCAGAAATACATTGGAAAATACCAAGCGATACAATGCGAGGCATTTATCGCGTTTGCCACTATGGCACGCGGAAAAGCTTGCTAGGCTCTGCTGAGAGCGCTATATACTATGCACCTGAATGGATCATTTCAAATCTCCTTGGCTCTATCACTGCCAACATGATTTTGCAGAGCGTGAAGCTAGCAATTGCAGTGTCCGACCAAATTCAGCGATTCACTGCAGGTAGTTTGGGCCATTCACGGTACAAGGAGTTCTATGGTTGTACCAGAGCTTTTCTTGTGCACGATCACGCAAACTAA
- a CDS encoding predicted protein, translating to MQLGKLIINALASNFRAPGSGIRGWISMRMMKKLNADKSVDAIRTAFGESLPNKVWLELGPGHGFATEYILNYKQPSKVHGVDISEAFRSGLRAKFVAEIENGRFEIHDKDANNLSFADGGSIDYLFGLNVLYFLDPLTEYLTEFHRVLAVDGRMAFGVSDAAIDLNKSYFVNTDWQLCRRLMEEAGFLDVVVGDERQAGKDNQTYRIITARKGLE from the coding sequence ATGCAGTTGGGAAAGCTAATCATCAATGCGCTGGCAAGCAATTTCCGAGCACCGGGCAGCGGTATTCGGGGTTGGATTAGTATgaggatgatgaagaaactTAATGCAGACAAAAGCGTGGACGCCATTCGTACGGCGTTTGGTGAATCGCTCCCAAATAAAGTCTGGCTGGAGCTTGGTCCGGGTCACGGTTTCGCGACAGAGTATATTCTAAATTACAAACAGCCCTCCAAAGTCCATGGTGTAGATATTTCGGAAGCATTCCGCAGTGGCCTTCGTGCCAAATTTGTTGCCGAAATCGAGAATGGGCGGTTTGAAATCCACGACAAGGACGCTAACAACTTGTCGTTTGCAGACGGTGGATCGATAGACTACCTGTTTGGTCTCAACGTTCTGTACTTTCTCGATCCATTGACTGAATATTTGACTGAATTTCACAGAGTCTTGGCTGTCGATGGGCGGATGGCGTTTGGAGTATCCGACGCGGCTATCGACCTAAATAAATCGTATTTTGTTAATACAGATTGGCAACTTTGTCGGAGAttaatggaagaagccggtTTTTTGGACGTCGTCGTGGGCGATGAGCGGCAAGCGgggaaagacaatcaaaCTTATCGAATAATTACAGCAAGAAAAGGCTTGGAGTAA
- a CDS encoding predicted protein has product MTLAGKSGINPPGPDGAPTPPPSKIGQHLLTLLRLLEKNGFSHDSQMDEIVSCFQRLIASTSRRGLLQGNVELAAKVLADSSFGDSNTSQTSIGSRSIRGRRSTQSQKRSGRIENSDLRIHVENDNGANNGNGMALDIHLTLSAILRVLNSNKFDDSVSGTYVTPAILIALAANFMTATCEFVQTQAVAADPSCTIAEYELVANSGKPILVALDETVASLLQRLERSTGMLHLSSSQGDIAHALTCSLRAEASLVGLFGTKLSRSTAIVTRLAQTGWTALSVSHKDVLRAAAALLASLPFAGGLDRATPSIRWSYTMADFVALLSRTFESIAPIGKYEKSNIRGVNGSVAIPEEIKEWIDSIWAADDENHRLDSFLHLVKGLIFVVTDLLSPHTLEKTGGDGLLAASVDLPSLLSAAENLLSFPVSAESAYFTTKKRLRRESIENGCLSPSVLVYGAANQVKILGHELLDHLQTDLGSSVLLPYAKRIAQITYGSLLTASSGALKNVLEPVNSAFGDNKRRRWLQSSILTRTASVKSFLKYVLTFGCEAKVKQSQLAGISCSRDVSYTERSILVTVGYLVEQLNMGDASDPDNWGSLTEKNDLVAMCARCLSRCLVAGGDYLTVETRLLVDSVIVACLSAATATPKLPIAQSSHVKVSFLDLAIDAASVPWPNGARSSIVHDLNAVAYMMLRDSDETVSSRAYLVLRICDSFGTPRAPAIAVVRRSEQPIQSDTSTASRMKESFEDARVNIQEQEKVSRKRVDSPSQSIQGHQKKTKEGRLLKASSQPIARSPDVVIALDMNEKVKEKLETDGSEERSSSKVKSGLESVKISIVHPNDDEEDIDFPIIVDCGPDKEDT; this is encoded by the coding sequence ATGACGCTCGCTGGGAAGTCCGGAATAAATCCACCAGGACCGGACGGAGCCCCTACCCCACCACCCTCGAAAATCGGGCAACATCTTTTGACTCTCCTGCGATTATTGGAAAAGAATGGCTTCAGCCATGACAGTCAAATGGACGAAATTGTTTCTTGCTTCCAACGTCTTATTGCCTCGACTTCGCGGCGGGGTCTACTGCAGGGGAACGTTGAGCTGGCCGCGAAGGTCTTGGCAGATTCGAGTTTTGGCGATAGCAACACGTCGCAAACATCAATTGGCAGCCGTAGCATCCGCGGTCGTCGTAGTACACAAAGTCAGAAACGATCAGGCCGTATTGAGAATAGTGACCTCAGAATCCACGTAGAAAATGACAATGGGGCCAACAACGGAAATGGTATGGCATTGGACATCCACTTAACTCTATCCGCAATACTTCGTGTCTTaaacagcaacaaattcgACGATAGTGTTAGCGGGACGTACGTGACACCAGCAATCTTGATAGCCCTAGCTGCCAATTTCATGACGGCTACTTGTGAGTTTGTCCAGACACAGGCCGTCGCAGCAGACCCTTCTTGCACAATTGCAGAGTATGAATTGGTCGCTAACTCCGGAAAACCGATCCTTGTAGCCTTGGATGAAACCGTGGCATCCCTTTTACAAAGACTGGAACGATCCACAGGAATGCTTCATTTAAGCTCGAGCCAGGGCGATATTGCACACGCTCTCACATGTTCCCTGCGTGCAGAAGCATCGCTCGTGGGACTTTTTGGCACGAAGCTCTCTAGGAGCACTGCGATTGTCACGCGTCTTGCGCAAACGGGTTGGACGGCTCTTTCAGTCTCGCACAAAGATGTCTTGCGTGCTGCAGCTGCACTTCTTGCGTCGCTGCCGTTTGCTGGCGGATTGGATCGTGCCACTCCGTCGATTCGATGGAGTTATACCATGGCTGATTTCGTTGCGTTGCTATCGAGAACCTTCGAATCGATCGCTCCCATCGGAAAGTACGAAAAATCAAATATTCGTGGTGTGAACGGCAGCGTTGCAATCCCTGAAGAGATCAAGGAATGGATTGATTCTATTTGGGCTGCTGACGACGAAAATCATCGTCTTGACAGTTTCCTGCATCTTGTCAAAGGGTTGATTTTTGTCGTAACAGATCTCTTGTCTCCTCATACTCTCGAAAAGACCGGAGGCGATGGTCTTTTGGCCGCAAGTGTAGATCTTCCGAGTCTGTTGAGTGCTGCTGAGAATTTGCTTTCGTTTCCCGTTTCTGCGGAATCAGCTTACTTCACGACAAAGAAACGGCTTCGACGAGAATCCATTGAGAACGGGTGCCTTAGCCCATCGGTGCTGGTTTATGGTGCAGCGAATCAAGTCAAGATCCTTGGTCACGAACTTTTGGACCATCTACAAACGGACTTGGGCTCATCTGTTTTGCTGCCTTACGCGAAGAGAATAGCGCAAATAACGTACGGATCTCTACTAACTGCCTCTTCGGGAGCACTTAAAAATGTTTTAGAGCCGGTGAATTCCGCTTTCGGCGATAACAAACGGAGGAGATGGCTCCAATCTTCTATTCTGACTCGAACGGCGTCCGTCAAATCTTTCTTGAAGTACGTCCTTACATTCGGCTGTGAAGCCAAAGTGAAACAGTCTCAGCTGGCAGGAATTTCTTGCTCTCGGGACGTAAGCTACACGGAACGATCTATTCTCGTCACGGTCGGTTATCTTGTCGAACAACTCAATATGGGAGATGCATCTGATCCAGACAACTGGGGATCACTGACTGAGAAAAATGATTTAGTGGCGATGTGCGCGAGATGCTTAAGTAGATGCTTGGTAGCCGGTGGCGATTATTTGACCGTTGAAACGAGGCTTTTGGTTGATTCAGTTATCGTTGCTTGCTTGTCTGCCGCAACGGCGACGCCAAAATTGCCAATCGCACAATCGAGTCATGTGAAAGTTTCGTTTCTCGACCTCGCCATTGATGCAGCCTCGGTTCCTTGGCCTAATGGTGCCAGAAGTTCGATCGTACATGATCTAAATGCCGTTGCATACATGATGTTGCGAGATTCGGATGAAACAGTCTCCAGTAGAGCTTATTTGGTCTTAAGAATTTGCGATTCATTTGGCACTCCACGAGCTCCTGCTATTGCTGTCGTTCGGCGAAGCGAGCAGCCAATACAATCCGACACGTCTACTGCCTCTAGGATGAAAGAGAGCTTCGAAGATGCAAGGGTGAATATTCAGGAGCAGGAGAAAGTATCTCGAAAACGTGTAGACTCGCCGAGCCAGTCTATCCAAGGCCATCAGAAAAAAACCAAAGAAGGCAGGCTCTTGAAAGCGAGCTCACAACCGATAGCTAGGTCTCCCGACGTTGTCATAGCGCTCGACATGAACGAGAAAGTCAAGGAAAAACTCGAAACAGACGGCTCAGAAGAGAGGAGCTCATCTAAAGTCAAATCAGGCCTAGAATCAGTCAAAATATCTATCGTGCAtcccaacgacgacgaggaagacatTGATTTCCCTATAATCGTTGACTGTGGACCGGATAAAGAGGACACATAA
- a CDS encoding zinc finger family protein (poorly characterized function; C3HC4-type RING finger): LGCPHYARACKLRHPKSGRLYTCRLCCEQEREMPMKDQDEPLDRYAVTEVMCIKCTALQPAEDRCINADCESRGRPFAKYFCRICHLYDDGSRPIFHCPYCNTCRLGLGLGIDFRHCMRCNACVSLADDAHHCIPQKLQGSCPICRDTLFQSTEPLRGLKCGHVMHLSCFTQYRRGHAYTCPLCMRSMEDMNDYFALLDAAVRMQPMPTAYLSTLSNIYCQDCDRTGQVQYHFVGQKCLECGSYNTREMGRVHNSPTSTPPPQP; the protein is encoded by the coding sequence TTGGGATGTCCTCATTATGCACGCGCCTGTAAACTGCGTCATCCCAAGTCAGGACGATTGTACACATGCCGACTGTGTTGTGAACAAGAGCGCGAGATGCCGATGAAAGATCAAGATGAGCCGTTGGATCGGTACGCAGTGACTGAAGTTATGTGCATTAAGTGCACAGCATTGCAACCAGCCGAAGATCGCTGCATTaatgctgactgtgaatcacgGGGGAGACCCTTTGCGAAGTATTTCTGCCGCATTTGCCATTTGTACGATGACGGATCTCGTCCCATCTTCCACTGCCCGTATTGCAACACTTGTCGACTCGGGCTTGGGCTCGGTATAGACTTCCGGCACTGTATGCGATGTAATGCATGTGTCTCGCTAGCGGACGATGCTCACCATTGCATCCCCCAAAAGCTCCAGGGGAGCTGTCCCATCTGTCGCGATACTCTGTTCCAGTCAACTGAGCCTCTTCGTGGGTTGAAATGCGGTCATGTCATGCACCTTTCCTGCTTTACACAATACCGACGTGGTCATGCATACACCTGCCCGTTGTGTATGCGGTCGATGGAAGACATGAATGACTATTTTGCGTTGCTCGATGCTGCCGTTCGAATGCAGCCCATGCCGACAGCGTACCTTTCCACGCTGAGTAATATTTACTGCCAAGATTGTGATAGAACTGGTCAAGTTCAGTACCATTTCGTCGGACAAAAATGTCTGGAGTGCGGTTCTTACAATACGAGAGAAATGGGGCGTGTTCATAATTCTCCGACGAGTACACCACCACCGCAGCCTTGA